The following DNA comes from Alienimonas californiensis.
TCTCGGTCACTTCGCCCTCGGCGTTGTAGGCGACCGGCTTGTCGTACAGGAAGCTGCCGGCAAATACGAAGTCCGCCGTCAGCGGGCGGGGCTGGCTCTCCTCGTAGAAGGAGCGGATGTGCTCCTGGTACACGCCGTCCTTCGAGAGGGCGAGGGCCCGGTCGCGTTCCTCCTCGCTCATCCGGCCGTACCACAGCAGGTCGGTGTTCGGGGCGTCGTAGCGGAGTTCGAGGTCCTCCGGTAGCGACATCCCCGCCGGCAGGGCGGCGAGATCACGTTCGTACCACTTGTCCGTGCTCGTCCGCACCCAGTCCCGGGCGGCGGCCTGGCGGGCCACGCCCTTCTCGTCGGTCCAATGCAGGGTGAGGGCCAGCTTCGCCCCTTTGGGAGGGGCGAAGTGCGGATCGAACGTCACCGGCTCGCCCGGCTGCAGGCCCGCCGCCACCAGCGCAGCGTGCAGCGTGCGGGCGTCGCCCTCGTACTTGAGGATCGACTCGTGCTCCTTGGTTTGCGGCAGGCAGACGAGCATTTCCAGCGGCCCGTTCCGCAGACAGATCTCCGCCTTCACCACGGCCCGCTTCCGCGCTTTGTCCAGCAGCACCGTGCCGGCCTCGTTCAGCGGGACCGTGCCCTTCAGCAACTCCGCGGCGGAGGGAACCGACGCCGGGGCCGGCGGGGGCGGAATCGTCGGTTCCGCGGCGGGAGCCGACTGGGCGAGCAGGGCGGCGAGCAGCAGCGTGGGCATCAGGTTTCCCGGGCGATTCAGACGTGGGGCGACCCGCAGTCTACCCGATCGCCCGCGGGGAGAGTCGCTCCAACCAGGCGGTCGCCTCGTCGAAGATCGCCGCCCGGTCCGGCTCGAACTCCAGCGTGTGCCGGGCCGCGGGGTAGGTGCGGACCGTCGCGTCCGGCGACCCGCAGCGCCCCAGCAGGCGGCGGGTGGCGGGGTTGTCCACGATCTCGTCCTGCCCGGCGAGCAGGGTGAGAACCGGCACGGACAGGCGTTCGATCGCCGCGTCCGCCCGGAGATCCAGCTCGAGGGAGGCCGTCGTGAATCGCAGGGTGACGGCGTCCAGCGCCAGCGGGTCGCGCTCGATAAACCGCACGAAGGCCTCGTCGCGGGTGAACAGCCGCGGGTCCTCCAACGGAATGCGCACCGGCGTCCGTCCGCGGCCGAGCGCCGCCGCCGCCCGTGCTAGGTGCCCCCGCAGGGCTCCCACCCGCACCTGCGCCCGCAGACCGGGCGCGAGGAGCATCAGGGCGTCGCAGCGTCCCGGCTCCGCCGCGAGCGTCGCCGCGACTTTGCCGCCCCAACTGATCCCGCACAGGACGGTGGGCGTGCGGGGGTCGGTCCGACGGGCCGCGTGGAGTACGTGCCGCATGTCCGCCAGCAGGCGGTCCGGGTGCCGCACGTCGCCCCGCGGTCCGCCGTTCGCCCCGCTACCGCGACGGTCCGCGAACCAGACGCGCCAGCCTGCTTCCGCCCACCGCCGGCAACTCCAGCCGTACCAGCCCGAATGGCTGCGGACGCCGGGGCAGAGCACGATCGCCCCGCGGGTCGGCCCGGGCGGGTCGTACCGGCGGCAGAACAGCGGGACGCCGTCCGAAGTCTGGAGGCGCAGTGCCACGGCGTCGGCCAGCGCCGTGCGAGAGGCGCGGACCGCGGGCGTGTCGTGCGGCCACGGGTCAGTGGCGCTGGAAGGTGGGTCGGCCGACAGCGGGGGACGGCGGGTTCGGGGCGGGGGGACGATTCGGCTATTCTTTCCCAACCTAGTTCTCAAAGACGGCGCCCGCCGCGAGGAATCGACCGCACCGTGCCACGCGTCCTGTCCGTCATCGCCACCCTCGACGGCAGCGGCGCCGAGAAGCAGTTCGCCCTGCTCAACGCCGGGCTGAAGGCCCGCGGTTGGGACGTGCAGGCCGTCGCCCTCACCCGCGGCGGACCGTACCGGGCGACGCTGGAGGAGGCCGACGTCCCGGTCACGGTGTTGAACAAGTCGCTGAAGTTCGACCCGTTCTGCCTGAACCGCCTGCGACGGCTCGTCGCCCGCTGGAAGCCGGACCTCATTCACAGCTGGATGTTCACCGCGAACGCCTACGCCCGGATGGCGAGCGGCGGGCGGCCGGTGATCGTCGGCGAGCGCTGCGTCGACCGGTGGAAGGGCGGCTGGCAGCACGCCGTCGATCGTCGGCTGCTGGGCCGCACGACCAAGATCGTGGGGAACAGTCAGGCCGTCGTCGATTACGTCGCCGCCTGCGGCGCCCCGGCGAACCGCCTGACCGTCATCCCCAACGGCGTGGAGCCGCTGGATCCGGACCCGGGATACCGGGCGGCGCTGCTCCGTTCGCTCGACCTGCCCGAGGACGCGCAGCCGGTGGTGTCCGTCGGCCGGCTCGCCCCGCAGAAGCGGCCGGAAGATCTGGTCTGGGCGTTCCAGTTGCTCCATCAGGCAAACCCGCACGCGGTGCACCTGATCGTCGGGGACGGCCCATTACGCGCCCGCTGCGAGCGACAGGCGACGTACTTCGAGCACATGCACCGCTGCCGGTTCCTCGGCCACCGAACGGACGCCCGGCAGATCCTCGCCAACGCCGACGCCCTCTGGCTCGCCAGCGAATACGAGGGGCAATCCAACGCGGTGATGGAGGCCATGAGCGCCGGCGTCGTGCCGATCGTGACGGACATCCCCTCGAACCGCGAACTGGTGACGGACGCGGAGACGGGCTTTCTGGTGGGCGTCAACGACTCGCTGGGCCTCTGCCAATGGGCGGACCGCGTGTTGAGCGACGAGGTCCTGCGAGAACGAATTGGCGGTGCCGCCCGGCAGCGGATGCGGACGGAGTTCTCGATCGAAAAGATGATCGACCGCTACGAGTCACTGTACCGCGAAACGCTGGGCGCCCCGGAGACGCCGAGCGGAACGGCGGTCGCCTGATGTGCGGCTTCGTCGGGGCGATCTGGGAAGCGGGGGCGACGCCGGTCTCGGAAGGCGAACTGAGGGCGATGACGGACGCTCTCGCCCATCGCGGCCCCGACGACGCCGACGTGTGGCTCGGCGCCACGCCCTCCGGCGGCGGCGTGGCGCTGGGGCATCGACGGCTCTCCATCCTCGACCCCACCCCCTGCGGCCGGCAGCCGATGGTCGACCCGGCGACCGGCTGCCGCGTCGCCTTCAACGGGGAGATCTACAACTACCGCGAACTGGCCGACCGCTTCGCCGACGGCCGCCCTTACGACACCGGGACCGATACAGAGGTCCTGCTGCGGGCGTTTTCAGAGGTTGAGTATGACTGTGTCGGCCACTTCCGCGGGATGT
Coding sequences within:
- a CDS encoding YdjY domain-containing protein codes for the protein MPTLLLAALLAQSAPAAEPTIPPPPAPASVPSAAELLKGTVPLNEAGTVLLDKARKRAVVKAEICLRNGPLEMLVCLPQTKEHESILKYEGDARTLHAALVAAGLQPGEPVTFDPHFAPPKGAKLALTLHWTDEKGVARQAAARDWVRTSTDKWYERDLAALPAGMSLPEDLELRYDAPNTDLLWYGRMSEEERDRALALSKDGVYQEHIRSFYEESQPRPLTADFVFAGSFLYDKPVAYNAEGEVTETVRTYAAEGGEVVCVANFPAATIDIAERSSAEGENVLYEAATERIPPIGTPVLITFERQSALGAAGTPAASPDAAAASDAPVPGGDPAAED
- a CDS encoding alpha/beta fold hydrolase produces the protein MALRLQTSDGVPLFCRRYDPPGPTRGAIVLCPGVRSHSGWYGWSCRRWAEAGWRVWFADRRGSGANGGPRGDVRHPDRLLADMRHVLHAARRTDPRTPTVLCGISWGGKVAATLAAEPGRCDALMLLAPGLRAQVRVGALRGHLARAAAALGRGRTPVRIPLEDPRLFTRDEAFVRFIERDPLALDAVTLRFTTASLELDLRADAAIERLSVPVLTLLAGQDEIVDNPATRRLLGRCGSPDATVRTYPAARHTLEFEPDRAAIFDEATAWLERLSPRAIG
- a CDS encoding glycosyltransferase — translated: MPRVLSVIATLDGSGAEKQFALLNAGLKARGWDVQAVALTRGGPYRATLEEADVPVTVLNKSLKFDPFCLNRLRRLVARWKPDLIHSWMFTANAYARMASGGRPVIVGERCVDRWKGGWQHAVDRRLLGRTTKIVGNSQAVVDYVAACGAPANRLTVIPNGVEPLDPDPGYRAALLRSLDLPEDAQPVVSVGRLAPQKRPEDLVWAFQLLHQANPHAVHLIVGDGPLRARCERQATYFEHMHRCRFLGHRTDARQILANADALWLASEYEGQSNAVMEAMSAGVVPIVTDIPSNRELVTDAETGFLVGVNDSLGLCQWADRVLSDEVLRERIGGAARQRMRTEFSIEKMIDRYESLYRETLGAPETPSGTAVA